The Arachis duranensis cultivar V14167 chromosome 2, aradu.V14167.gnm2.J7QH, whole genome shotgun sequence genome has a window encoding:
- the LOC107469977 gene encoding extensin-like, with amino-acid sequence MGKKVIAKRAPREKIHKLPGYPRPSTCSQDPTFTPSPSPPTSPSRTAPMARTKTMPRFPAPAKPTPPSKAALTKPSSLKPSSCKGKCPAVEDPVLETTKPKPRSVLVRSQRGNPHLPLKSVREPDIDPFAHKSHFMTSHSDYNPIVSNLP; translated from the coding sequence ATGGGAAAGAAAGTTATTGCTAAAAGAGCACCACGTGAAAAGATCCATAAGCTTCCAGGATATCCTAGACCATCAACTTGCTCTCAAGACCCCACTTTCACTCCCTCACCTTCTCCTCCTACCTCTCCTTCTCGCACTGCTCCCATGGCGCGGACCAAGACCATGCCACGATTCCCAGCCCCTGCCAAGCCGACGCCACCATCTAAGGCAGCGCTAACCAAACCAAGTTCCTTGAAACCTAGTTCATGCAAGGGTAAGTGTCCTGCTGTTGAAGACCCTGTTCTTGAGACAACAAAACCTAAGCCAAGGTCTGTTCTTGTGCGTTCACAAAGAGGTAATCCTCATCTCCCTCTCAAATCTGTTAGAGAACCCGATATTGATCCTTTTGCTCACAAATCACACTTCATGACATCTCACTCAGACTATAACCCCATCGTTTCAAATCTGCCATGA